In Arsenophonus sp. aPb, one DNA window encodes the following:
- a CDS encoding FliM/FliN family flagellar motor switch protein has product MIKNYFPIKSHKEINFKQLLISWQKKGISQKKFPLPNGEFLLSFFTDKNWKGIIDLSEWLELIKPDLNGLSKYAWKFEELEALFLNSYTINELLPYELEFNVIYSNGKVSCNDSDYKNIIAMLRTDYGNIWIHDIDNNLNDVNKLEKYKCDHIPVELIFRMGFSNITAITLNKINVGDILFVNQQTYDVVIQNKVIGHFTNDNGVYMVNTNFYDESIDDTINEDNILIESSNKIRSKDDIPITLEYILQKSKIPLSELENIFQGKVLPCDLAAENNVKVVANGVLIAKGNIIWIEDRLGVEITHLFHNEK; this is encoded by the coding sequence ATGATAAAAAATTATTTTCCTATAAAAAGCCACAAGGAAATTAATTTTAAACAATTGTTAATTTCATGGCAAAAAAAAGGAATTAGTCAAAAAAAATTTCCATTACCAAATGGAGAATTTTTATTATCTTTTTTTACTGATAAAAATTGGAAAGGGATCATAGACTTAAGCGAATGGTTAGAATTAATAAAACCAGATTTAAATGGTTTATCTAAGTATGCCTGGAAATTTGAAGAATTAGAGGCTCTTTTTTTAAATAGCTATACAATAAATGAACTTTTACCTTATGAATTAGAATTTAATGTCATATATAGTAATGGAAAAGTTAGTTGTAATGATAGCGATTATAAAAATATTATAGCTATGCTTAGGACAGATTATGGTAATATATGGATCCATGATATTGATAATAACTTGAATGATGTAAATAAATTAGAAAAATATAAATGTGATCATATCCCAGTGGAATTAATTTTCAGAATGGGTTTCAGTAATATAACTGCAATAACTTTAAATAAGATTAATGTGGGTGATATTTTATTTGTAAATCAGCAAACGTATGATGTGGTTATTCAGAACAAAGTTATTGGTCATTTTACTAACGATAATGGTGTTTATATGGTAAATACTAATTTTTATGATGAAAGTATTGATGATACAATCAATGAGGATAATATTCTAATTGAGTCTAGCAATAAAATAAGATCTAAAGATGATATTCCTATTACCCTTGAATATATTTTACAAAAAAGCAAAATTCCTTTATCCGAATTAGAAAATATTTTTCAAGGTAAAGTATTACCATGTGACTTAGCAGCAGAAAATAATGTTAAAGTTGTTGCTAATGGAGTTTTAATTGCAAAAGGAAATATAATATGGATTGAAGATAGATTAGGTGTAGAGATCACTCATTTATTTCATAACGAAAAATAA
- a CDS encoding EscR/YscR/HrcR family type III secretion system export apparatus protein: MNNDISLITLLAFSTLLPFIIATGTCYIKFSIVFIMARNALGLQQIPSNMVLNGIALILSFFVLLPIVKTSYQEFNKVNIDYKDIDSIINSVNSGLSGYKNYLIKYSDKDLVSFFDKLHQKSDDGNDNQYENGNDSSIVSLLPAYALSEIKNAFTIGFYLYLPFVVIDLLISSILLSLGMMMMSPVTISVPIKLILFICLDGWSLLSKGLITQYIELATG; this comes from the coding sequence ATGAATAATGATATTTCTCTGATTACCCTATTGGCATTTTCTACCTTATTACCATTTATTATAGCGACGGGAACATGCTATATAAAATTTTCTATTGTTTTTATTATGGCAAGGAATGCTTTAGGTCTACAGCAAATTCCTTCTAACATGGTGTTAAATGGTATTGCATTAATATTATCATTTTTTGTCTTACTGCCAATAGTAAAAACCAGTTATCAAGAATTTAATAAGGTCAATATAGATTATAAAGATATTGATTCTATTATTAATTCAGTAAATTCTGGGCTAAGTGGATATAAAAATTATTTAATAAAATATTCAGATAAAGATTTAGTCTCATTTTTTGATAAGTTACATCAAAAGTCGGATGATGGAAATGATAATCAATATGAAAATGGTAATGATAGTTCTATTGTTTCATTACTTCCAGCATATGCTTTAAGTGAAATAAAAAACGCCTTTACTATCGGATTTTATTTATATTTGCCTTTTGTTGTTATCGATTTACTTATTTCAAGTATTTTATTATCGCTTGGAATGATGATGATGAGTCCGGTAACAATATCTGTTCCCATAAAGTTAATTTTATTTATATGTTTAGATGGATGGAGCTTGTTATCAAAAGGATTAATAACTCAGTATATTGAACTAGCAACAGGATAA
- a CDS encoding EscS/YscS/HrcS family type III secretion system export apparatus protein gives MSNIIFASNKALYLILIFSLLPVIVATIIGLFVGLFQTVTQLQEQTLPFGLKLIGVMGCLYLLSGWYSEVLLSYAHEVIKLALS, from the coding sequence ATGAGTAATATTATTTTTGCAAGTAATAAAGCATTATATTTAATATTAATATTTTCATTATTACCCGTCATAGTTGCAACAATAATTGGATTGTTTGTTGGACTTTTTCAGACGGTAACTCAACTACAAGAACAAACTTTGCCTTTTGGGTTAAAGTTAATTGGTGTAATGGGATGTTTATATTTACTATCAGGTTGGTATAGCGAAGTTCTTTTAAGTTATGCTCATGAAGTTATTAAATTAGCCCTATCGTGA
- the sctT gene encoding type III secretion system export apparatus subunit SctT, with protein sequence MHIDTNLYFNIYNFLSHLVVIASRIFPIFSIIPFLSNNILSPTIKFPLSLFIAMGVWPYDVYALPQLESMSYLVILLKEIIIGLMIAIFISLPFCVLQITGNIIDNQRGATLSSSIDPINGVDTSELANFFNLFVVTLFLANGGVITILEIYHHSYRLWLPFSMEFPSISNILTFISYAISKAVMLASPLIIIFLVTEIMLGLLGRYAPQLNPFSIALTVKSLICFTILMIYFSSSFSETVLIMQEISFKLIQNSI encoded by the coding sequence ATGCATATAGATACCAATCTTTATTTTAATATTTATAATTTTTTATCCCATTTAGTGGTCATAGCATCCCGTATTTTTCCAATATTTTCGATTATTCCATTTTTATCTAACAATATTCTATCTCCCACAATAAAATTTCCTCTTTCGTTATTTATTGCTATGGGTGTATGGCCATATGATGTATATGCATTACCTCAATTAGAATCGATGAGTTATTTAGTTATCTTGTTAAAAGAAATTATTATTGGATTAATGATTGCTATTTTTATTTCTTTACCTTTTTGTGTTTTACAAATAACCGGAAATATTATTGATAATCAAAGAGGAGCGACATTAAGTAGTAGTATTGACCCTATTAATGGTGTAGATACATCCGAACTGGCTAATTTTTTTAATTTATTTGTGGTGACACTATTTTTAGCTAATGGTGGAGTTATAACAATTTTGGAAATTTATCATCATAGTTATCGTTTGTGGCTACCTTTTTCAATGGAATTTCCATCAATTTCAAATATTTTAACTTTTATTTCTTATGCCATTTCAAAAGCAGTAATGTTAGCAAGTCCATTAATTATTATTTTTTTGGTCACTGAAATTATGCTTGGACTGCTTGGTCGATATGCTCCACAATTAAATCCCTTTTCTATTGCTTTAACTGTTAAAAGTCTAATTTGTTTTACTATATTGATGATTTATTTTTCTTCATCTTTTAGTGAAACGGTATTAATCATGCAGGAAATATCTTTTAAACTAATACAAAACAGTATCTAA
- a CDS encoding EscU/YscU/HrcU family type III secretion system export apparatus switch protein: MSANKTEKPTPKKLKDAAQKGKSFKSKDLVISCLIFLGCLYLTNYINFTTIIDIWANTLKNNHSITPLNYTFVLFFTALKIFLPFLFLCILIIMLTTMAQTGFKIATKILKFDFNNLNPINGIKKIFSIRTIKDFIKTFLFIIIFFIVTYIYWNSNKKIIFAQIYLNIESIFIIWKELVSDFIIILLLSSIIILILDAVAEYFIHIKDLKMDKNEVKREYKEQEGNPEIKSKRKELHVEILSEQVKSDIKSSKFMIANPTHIIIGIYLNPQIVAIPMVSVLETNQRALAARAYAEKEGVPVVENIALARRIYNTHQLYAFINLEEIGEVIKILSWLQKVENEWDN; this comes from the coding sequence ATGTCAGCAAACAAAACAGAGAAACCAACACCTAAGAAGTTAAAAGATGCAGCCCAAAAAGGAAAAAGTTTTAAAAGCAAAGACTTAGTTATTAGTTGCCTTATTTTTTTAGGTTGTTTATATTTGACAAATTATATTAATTTTACAACTATAATAGATATTTGGGCAAATACATTAAAAAATAATCATAGTATCACACCACTAAATTATACTTTTGTTCTTTTTTTTACGGCATTAAAGATTTTTTTACCTTTTCTTTTTTTATGTATATTAATTATTATGCTGACAACGATGGCACAGACAGGATTTAAAATTGCAACTAAAATATTAAAGTTTGATTTTAATAATTTAAATCCTATTAATGGGATTAAAAAGATATTTAGTATTAGAACTATAAAAGATTTTATTAAAACATTTTTATTTATCATAATATTTTTTATTGTTACATATATTTATTGGAATAGTAATAAAAAAATTATTTTTGCTCAAATTTATTTAAATATTGAAAGTATTTTTATAATTTGGAAAGAATTAGTTAGTGATTTTATTATTATTTTATTATTATCATCTATTATTATTTTAATCTTAGATGCAGTTGCAGAATATTTTATTCACATTAAAGATTTAAAAATGGATAAAAATGAAGTTAAACGTGAATATAAAGAACAGGAAGGAAATCCTGAAATAAAATCAAAAAGAAAAGAATTGCATGTTGAGATTTTATCTGAACAAGTAAAAAGTGATATTAAGAGTTCCAAATTTATGATCGCTAATCCAACACATATAATTATCGGTATCTATTTAAATCCACAAATAGTTGCAATACCAATGGTTTCGGTATTAGAAACCAATCAACGTGCACTTGCTGCACGTGCTTATGCTGAAAAAGAGGGCGTACCCGTGGTAGAAAATATTGCATTAGCACGTCGAATATATAATACACACCAACTTTATGCTTTTATTAATTTAGAGGAAATTGGTGAAGTAATTAAAATTCTAAGTTGGTTGCAAAAAGTTGAAAATGAGTGGGATAACTAA
- a CDS encoding SycD/LcrH family type III secretion system chaperone: MPCNNENISLTQNEQDSFGLEETILTVMNTGATLKDIYEIDENVIENIYAHAYEFYQQGRLDEAEKFFKFLCMYDLKNADYFIGLGVVYQLKKDYTKACDIYALSYVMAKDNHCPVFYSGQCHLQMGDIAKALYCFDLVCNESTDVKLVKKAEVYRKVIKETRLSESEVKTESSTS; the protein is encoded by the coding sequence ATGCCCTGTAATAATGAAAATATATCTCTTACTCAGAATGAACAAGATAGTTTTGGTCTTGAAGAAACTATTCTGACAGTTATGAATACGGGTGCCACTTTAAAAGATATCTATGAAATAGATGAAAATGTTATAGAGAATATTTACGCGCATGCTTATGAATTTTATCAACAGGGTAGGCTTGATGAAGCCGAAAAGTTTTTTAAATTTCTATGTATGTACGATTTGAAAAATGCGGATTATTTCATTGGCTTAGGTGTTGTTTATCAGCTTAAAAAGGATTATACCAAAGCTTGTGATATTTATGCTTTATCTTATGTAATGGCAAAAGATAATCATTGCCCTGTCTTTTATTCAGGCCAATGCCATTTACAAATGGGCGATATTGCTAAAGCTCTTTATTGTTTTGATTTAGTTTGTAATGAAAGTACGGATGTTAAATTAGTAAAAAAAGCGGAAGTTTATCGAAAAGTTATTAAAGAAACGAGATTATCAGAATCAGAAGTGAAAACAGAAAGTTCAACTTCATAA
- the sctE gene encoding type III secretion system translocon subunit SctE produces MGEIDTLNIRRNFSNNFNNENVNDDHFNEIASVIKNKMTISPEERTQLTNKAKLELILKSDSNNKEISNSFIDIPQIRKPNSSLSGKGNLLFLLAEMQKISVDLQGENLKLRIQVFNVKLKAKTENANQLSSEIDQLNREYQQQLACLDSMTIKLRELKSYKQSLENEVSAKKNELDSKQLEYKNIKENLTANIKENLTENSLLLEKKLAEEIKTLTNFIQQKESELIEINNLFEVKSNECETAINNVAQCADLLDDALNKLREFKANDIESNKPIEHHIEEALSNTAKLLEILTTLIITIGNSAVDKLKDDLEINRKRATANQNELKRKSEEYEQQVQKAEQTQKIAKCVGQILGGLVMAIGAVGALFGGAGIALMAVGIGLLAVDFIAEKATGRSLTDRIMSPLMEHVFMPLMEIIGKVVDAILEYTPLGSLLKEIDKAAGTDLLSIAKGIATAAVAVAAMIALAYVAKSSAKFLFEKMSQTFINSIMQVAKQAITQAIKKIIPNVVKNMSNQTSVVVKKIIDEIAKKLEQVASKISAMMEKATQHVNKSVFKDIKLRTPEEIHRLMRITANRLAMANQAIMFSNTATQGGLRINVANAELQKANINAAMLFDRYEIDRLMDDSQHLFTTYKHQQESVMKLFSDITEIITAQNDTGKYISKPLRA; encoded by the coding sequence ATGGGAGAAATAGATACATTAAATATAAGGAGAAATTTTTCTAATAATTTTAATAATGAAAATGTCAATGATGATCATTTTAATGAAATTGCCAGCGTTATTAAAAATAAAATGACTATTTCTCCCGAAGAAAGAACACAATTAACTAATAAAGCTAAGTTAGAATTAATTCTAAAATCAGATTCTAATAATAAAGAGATTTCTAATAGTTTCATAGATATTCCCCAAATTAGAAAGCCTAATTCTTCACTATCAGGAAAAGGTAATTTATTATTTCTTTTGGCTGAAATGCAAAAAATTAGTGTTGATCTTCAAGGAGAAAATTTAAAACTAAGAATTCAAGTGTTTAACGTTAAATTAAAAGCTAAGACTGAAAATGCTAATCAACTATCAAGCGAAATTGATCAGTTGAATCGTGAATATCAACAGCAATTAGCGTGTTTAGATAGCATGACGATAAAACTACGAGAACTAAAATCTTATAAACAATCACTTGAGAATGAAGTTAGTGCTAAAAAAAATGAACTAGATAGCAAGCAGCTAGAATATAAAAATATAAAAGAAAATTTAACAGCAAATATAAAAGAAAATCTAACTGAAAATAGTTTGCTGTTAGAAAAAAAGTTAGCAGAGGAAATAAAGACGCTTACTAATTTTATTCAGCAAAAAGAAAGTGAGTTAATTGAAATAAATAACTTATTTGAGGTGAAATCAAATGAGTGTGAAACTGCTATTAATAATGTAGCTCAATGTGCTGATTTGCTTGATGATGCACTAAATAAATTGCGTGAATTTAAAGCAAACGATATAGAAAGCAATAAACCTATTGAACATCATATTGAAGAGGCTCTGTCAAACACAGCTAAGTTGTTAGAAATTTTAACAACATTAATTATTACTATTGGCAATAGTGCTGTTGATAAATTAAAGGATGATCTTGAGATCAATCGTAAACGGGCAACGGCTAATCAAAATGAGCTGAAACGCAAATCGGAAGAATATGAACAACAAGTACAAAAAGCTGAACAAACACAAAAAATAGCCAAATGTGTCGGACAAATTCTGGGTGGTTTGGTTATGGCTATTGGTGCAGTCGGTGCGCTATTTGGCGGCGCTGGCATTGCTTTAATGGCGGTTGGTATAGGGTTATTAGCAGTAGATTTTATTGCTGAAAAAGCGACAGGTCGATCATTAACCGATAGGATCATGAGTCCGTTAATGGAGCATGTTTTTATGCCATTAATGGAGATAATAGGTAAAGTTGTCGATGCGATATTAGAATATACGCCACTTGGTAGTTTATTAAAAGAGATCGATAAGGCTGCTGGCACTGATTTATTGTCAATAGCAAAAGGCATTGCAACTGCGGCGGTCGCGGTTGCTGCGATGATTGCTTTAGCTTATGTGGCGAAATCTTCAGCAAAATTTCTTTTTGAAAAAATGTCACAAACTTTTATCAACTCAATTATGCAAGTCGCTAAACAAGCAATTACTCAGGCAATAAAGAAAATTATTCCAAATGTAGTAAAGAATATGAGTAATCAAACATCTGTGGTAGTAAAAAAAATAATCGATGAAATTGCTAAAAAGTTAGAACAAGTTGCTAGTAAGATTTCAGCGATGATGGAAAAGGCGACGCAACACGTTAATAAGTCGGTATTTAAAGATATCAAGCTAAGAACGCCAGAAGAAATTCATCGTTTGATGAGAATTACCGCCAATAGATTAGCTATGGCTAATCAAGCTATTATGTTTAGCAATACCGCAACGCAAGGAGGATTAAGAATTAATGTTGCTAATGCTGAGTTACAGAAAGCCAATATCAATGCTGCAATGTTGTTTGATCGATATGAAATTGACCGTTTAATGGATGATTCACAGCATTTATTTACAACTTATAAACATCAGCAAGAGAGCGTGATGAAATTATTTTCTGATATAACAGAGATAATCACTGCTCAAAATGATACTGGTAAATATATCAGTAAGCCTTTGCGTGCTTAA
- a CDS encoding IpaD/SipD/SspD family type III secretion system needle tip protein, protein MEIYNPFINQASIFYKNDDNVDNADSNSSQVRNKKTVIANQNVGLNQLKYLRNRNEDLVRKNKKLIQIMENPASSEKSNQQAEKINNHERLLSSADALRGGQQIENQAIAQFLASLDYEGKDSEETARKIRTMRSVIDQYKEENLPGAKNSLSSNANVSQVKSSREIAISLYECITNINKDYLKVFQDSAKSYADALRELNEILASFKDAIKTDKDTIEFKFDETKKIIDKLIALKKKYQDRRLVPAEGYLKNRAEADAWFRQLGLNDEKCIFGDKINFYLKMDISFIDEIINHFPKLSDKEGDKKFLSDVKYNSARWAAWQSGFDQFKTEAQTISQTVTQKYSNANAIYDNVIKILTNTIRELQESNKSFLTI, encoded by the coding sequence ATGGAAATTTATAACCCCTTTATAAATCAGGCATCAATTTTTTATAAGAATGATGATAACGTTGATAATGCTGATAGTAATTCTTCCCAGGTAAGGAATAAAAAAACGGTTATTGCTAATCAGAATGTTGGATTAAATCAACTAAAATATTTGCGTAACCGTAATGAAGATTTAGTTAGGAAAAATAAAAAGTTAATTCAGATAATGGAAAATCCAGCGAGTAGTGAAAAATCAAATCAACAAGCGGAAAAGATAAATAATCATGAACGTTTGTTGTCATCTGCAGACGCTCTACGTGGTGGACAACAGATAGAAAATCAGGCAATAGCACAGTTTTTGGCTAGTCTGGATTATGAGGGGAAAGACAGCGAAGAGACTGCTAGAAAAATTAGAACAATGCGTAGTGTAATCGATCAATATAAAGAAGAAAATCTACCAGGCGCAAAAAATTCTTTATCTAGCAATGCTAATGTTTCTCAGGTTAAATCAAGTCGGGAAATAGCTATAAGCTTATATGAATGTATTACTAATATTAATAAAGATTATTTAAAAGTTTTTCAGGATAGCGCTAAATCTTATGCGGATGCGCTAAGAGAACTCAATGAAATACTTGCCTCCTTTAAAGATGCCATAAAAACCGATAAAGATACGATTGAATTTAAATTTGATGAAACAAAAAAGATAATTGATAAGCTCATAGCGCTGAAAAAGAAGTATCAAGATAGAAGGCTGGTACCCGCTGAAGGTTATCTAAAAAATCGAGCTGAGGCAGATGCATGGTTTAGACAGCTTGGTTTGAATGACGAAAAATGCATCTTTGGTGATAAAATAAATTTTTATCTTAAAATGGATATAAGCTTTATTGATGAAATAATCAATCATTTTCCAAAGCTTAGCGATAAAGAAGGTGACAAAAAATTTTTATCTGATGTTAAATATAATTCAGCACGTTGGGCGGCATGGCAATCTGGTTTCGACCAATTTAAAACAGAAGCGCAAACCATTTCACAAACAGTGACGCAGAAATATTCAAATGCGAACGCTATTTACGATAATGTCATTAAAATATTGACCAATACAATTAGGGAATTACAAGAATCGAATAAATCATTTCTTACTATTTAA
- a CDS encoding acyl carrier protein, protein MDPFNYKMINNIIAKSLNLSLEEISSEMHLLYDCMADSLMLIDLFIELENYYQINFTSKDIESIETVGDIYNFLGLSELVLNKTY, encoded by the coding sequence ATGGATCCTTTTAATTATAAAATGATAAATAATATTATTGCAAAAAGTCTCAATTTATCCCTTGAAGAAATTTCATCAGAAATGCATTTACTATATGATTGTATGGCTGATTCTTTAATGTTAATAGATTTATTTATTGAGTTAGAAAATTATTATCAAATAAATTTCACAAGTAAAGATATTGAAAGTATCGAAACTGTTGGTGATATATATAATTTTTTAGGTTTATCTGAATTAGTTTTAAATAAAACATATTAA
- a CDS encoding PrgH/EprH family type III secretion apparatus protein: MEMNKDKQLIFRILNGKLAGCEFLLDNLHTVFMVTNDNTIETIHKGNLYPNNLIYIPCIDREYSFEIIVKNNTLNGNGNIIVRETSNENVDNEKSIILNEIYHVNDLSFAIRNMGDSFSEEVLHYRYPIIDITADRFSPAKKNYLVITLFCLLISLVIGICAYFYFTSEQRKISKLSVLLRNDLEHYRISYGQDNIIYLLANKERYVYHARKLLNNSDDASQVKVLSKKKQIKALASWLRKNFPLVYFHAIELDKAEQPVLSLSKERASLTDKEKSYLIKKLKKDFLFIRNVVFKSISDKYIENISENGIKKLKINYKKIVSKNSITFFILDNLSDQEMQSIKLFINNFYKNWGKNYIDFTIELNSDWLQDKSFRYGSKNYIRTSPFHYYFNKN; encoded by the coding sequence ATGGAGATGAATAAAGATAAGCAACTTATTTTTAGGATCCTAAATGGAAAACTAGCTGGGTGTGAATTTTTGCTTGATAATCTTCATACTGTTTTTATGGTCACAAATGATAACACTATTGAGACGATACATAAAGGAAACTTATATCCAAATAATCTTATTTATATTCCTTGTATTGATCGTGAATATAGTTTTGAAATCATTGTTAAAAATAATACATTAAATGGTAATGGTAATATTATTGTTAGGGAAACCAGTAATGAAAATGTAGATAATGAAAAAAGTATTATCTTGAATGAAATATACCATGTTAACGATCTTTCGTTTGCGATTCGTAACATGGGTGATAGCTTTAGTGAAGAGGTTTTACATTACCGTTATCCGATTATTGATATAACGGCAGATAGATTTTCTCCAGCCAAGAAAAATTATTTAGTTATTACATTATTTTGTTTATTGATATCATTAGTTATAGGTATTTGCGCTTATTTTTATTTTACTAGTGAACAAAGAAAGATATCTAAGCTTTCTGTTTTATTACGTAATGATTTAGAACATTATCGAATAAGTTATGGGCAGGATAACATTATATATCTGTTAGCAAACAAAGAACGTTATGTATATCATGCTAGAAAGCTATTAAATAATAGCGATGATGCTAGTCAAGTGAAAGTATTATCGAAAAAAAAGCAAATAAAAGCTCTTGCTAGCTGGTTAAGAAAAAATTTTCCGCTAGTCTATTTTCATGCTATTGAGCTGGATAAAGCTGAGCAGCCAGTCCTATCACTTAGTAAAGAAAGGGCAAGCTTAACAGATAAAGAAAAATCTTATTTAATCAAAAAGTTAAAAAAAGATTTTTTATTTATAAGAAATGTGGTTTTTAAGTCGATTAGTGATAAGTATATTGAAAATATTTCAGAAAATGGAATTAAAAAACTAAAAATAAATTATAAAAAAATTGTCTCTAAAAATAGCATTACTTTTTTTATCTTAGATAATTTAAGTGATCAGGAAATGCAGTCAATAAAGCTATTTATTAATAATTTTTATAAAAATTGGGGAAAAAATTATATTGATTTTACTATTGAGTTAAATAGTGACTGGCTACAAGATAAATCTTTTAGGTACGGTAGTAAAAATTATATACGTACTTCTCCATTTCACTATTATTTTAATAAAAATTAA
- the sctF gene encoding type III secretion system needle filament subunit SctF — protein MNGANTGHKQEKFDATQSVGGYLVKTAASFDNGVKEMNRALDDTLAELTQDPSNPMLLAKYQSLLSEYTLYRNLQSNVIKALKDVDNNIISNFR, from the coding sequence ATTAATGGGGCGAATACTGGTCATAAACAAGAGAAATTTGATGCAACACAGTCTGTTGGTGGTTATCTGGTTAAAACAGCGGCCAGCTTTGATAATGGTGTGAAAGAAATGAATAGAGCTCTTGATGACACCTTAGCTGAATTAACTCAGGATCCATCAAATCCGATGTTGTTAGCTAAATATCAATCTCTACTTTCTGAATATACCTTATATCGTAATCTCCAATCTAACGTGATAAAAGCGCTTAAAGATGTGGATAACAATATTATTTCTAATTTCCGTTAA
- the sctI gene encoding type III secretion system inner rod subunit SctI — MITKIINSFVSNHITDIVKLHSSTVGLDNYLIAHFARLSYTTKMEYEQILNVANNPANYSDPKCLSYLQQRTADYNLRLSLLQTLSRKGVTAVETLLKT, encoded by the coding sequence ATGATAACAAAAATTATTAATTCTTTTGTTAGTAATCATATTACTGATATTGTTAAGTTACATTCTAGCACGGTCGGCTTAGATAATTATTTAATAGCGCATTTTGCTAGGCTATCTTATACAACTAAAATGGAATACGAACAAATATTGAATGTAGCAAATAACCCTGCAAATTATTCGGATCCAAAGTGTTTAAGTTATCTTCAACAAAGGACGGCAGATTATAATTTACGTCTTTCACTGTTACAAACGCTCTCTCGCAAAGGAGTAACCGCGGTTGAAACATTATTGAAAACCTAG
- the sctJ gene encoding type III secretion inner membrane ring lipoprotein SctJ, whose product MKKFYLNLILLLLLLTGCNEQELLKNLDQNQANEVIALLQQNNIDAYKKESAKSGYIIYIEKEDFIPAVDLINRYGLPRKPRLEIAHMFPSDSLVSSPLAEKARLYSGIEQRLAQSLHSIEGIVTAHVHISYELNSVESKKEHKYHVSALIKYNDTIKDVNLLINDIKRFLKNSVNGVSYDDISVVTTEMEQINRIKLISNHQDATSGLIWLFFANIFLVLIICFIFFLINKNRKTPALLTMNNNSMANFIKEKLSIKDRSNK is encoded by the coding sequence ATGAAAAAATTTTATCTCAACTTAATTTTGTTACTGCTGTTATTAACCGGTTGTAATGAACAAGAATTACTTAAAAATTTGGATCAAAATCAAGCTAATGAAGTGATAGCTTTATTACAACAAAATAATATTGATGCTTATAAAAAAGAGAGCGCAAAATCAGGTTATATTATTTATATTGAAAAAGAAGATTTTATTCCGGCGGTAGATTTGATTAATCGTTACGGTTTACCACGTAAACCCAGATTAGAAATTGCGCATATGTTTCCGTCTGATAGCTTAGTATCCTCACCGTTAGCTGAAAAAGCACGCCTCTATTCAGGAATTGAACAGAGGTTGGCGCAATCTTTACATTCTATTGAGGGCATCGTAACTGCTCATGTGCATATTAGCTATGAGTTAAATAGTGTTGAAAGCAAAAAAGAGCACAAATATCATGTCTCGGCATTAATTAAATATAATGATACGATTAAAGATGTAAACCTATTAATTAATGATATAAAAAGATTTTTAAAAAATAGTGTAAATGGTGTAAGTTACGATGATATATCTGTTGTTACCACAGAAATGGAACAGATAAATCGAATAAAACTAATATCCAATCATCAGGATGCAACATCCGGTTTAATATGGTTATTTTTTGCTAATATTTTTCTTGTTTTAATTATCTGTTTTATATTTTTCTTGATAAATAAAAATAGAAAAACACCAGCATTACTTACGATGAATAATAATTCTATGGCAAATTTCATTAAAGAAAAACTCTCTATAAAAGATAGAAGTAATAAATAA